A region from the Gallus gallus isolate bGalGal1 chromosome 25, bGalGal1.mat.broiler.GRCg7b, whole genome shotgun sequence genome encodes:
- the LOC101751678 gene encoding trichohyalin isoform X3, protein MSHFLDSVSTIITVFYQHAKEDGDQSKLNRRKMKEFIEKEFADAIVNPHDPQTIEKILQFLEWDGDGEIDFNEFLLLVFRVAKACYWYLQKGQCLLQRTKLITSSKTIQEPEIKNRGSRQQLQEEEPQTLERNRHPPCIPEPQPDTRVQDLETHEETGSHRQQHNTQSRADARQSTRPSEIIPQEYEEQTQEPCDQRSRQRRQPPELDRLGDLQSHKHGSLKAAQNDERQNQEKPQREQLADVRSCSHSCEPQLLPDRRSDRQPREPALPAYDQRNHRPQDQEAVAHGRSSRRPHEPEEADRGRHNQPRNPELLKDERSRNHLRKLEQKELERSSRQPCKPECLDSERLHQSYLQEPLVISHKYNNTRELEEDYYEQGKTQKDRKSCESMMEERTQEDSVAEAEATVKIRRETQKREREEEAKRPRESARYQRTQENTVAEAEADVEIHRVSRGRERELEDRRPHESVRHVKTQENIVAEAEADVEIRRVSREREREQEDRRPRDSERYDRTREDIVAEAEANVEIRRVSRGREREEDRRPDELVRYVKTQEDIVAEAEADVQIPCVSRKREREGKLRRPRESVRYERTREDIAAEAEADVEIRHVTQKRETGQEDRKPRESQRYDKTREDVVAEAEADVEIRRVSRGREREQEDRRPRESQSYERTREDIAAEAEADVEIHRVSRERKREEEARRPRELLRSGQRWEDIVAEAEADVEIHRVSREREREEEARRPRDSVRYERTREDVVAEAEADVEIRRVSRGREREQEDRRPRESQRYERTREDIAAEAEADVEIRRVSQGREREQEDRRPRESQRYERTREDIVAEAEADVEIRRVSRGREREEARRPHQLVRYVKTQEDLVAEAEANVEIHRVSREREREEEARRPRDSVRYERTREDIAAEAEADVEIRRVSRGREREEARRPNELVRYVKTQEDTVAEAEADVEIHHVSREREREEEARRPRDSVRYERTREDIVAEAEADVEIRRVSRGREREQEDRRPRESQRHERTREDIAAEAEANVEIRRVSRERKREEEARRPRDSVRYERTREDTVAEAEADVEIRRVSRGREREEARRPCELVRYVKTQEDIVAEAEADVEIHRVSREREREEEARRPRDSVRYERTREDIAAEAEADVEIRRVSRGREREQEDRRPRESQRYERTREDIVAEAEADVEIRRVSRGREREQDDRRPRESQRYERTREDIVAEAEAEVEIHRVSRGREREEARRPDDSVRYVKTQEDIVAEAEADVEIRRVSREREREEEARRPRDSVRYERTQENIVAEAEADVEIRRVSRGRKREEEARRPRESQRYERTREDIVAEADLEIRRVSRERKREEEARRPRESQRYERTREDIVAEAEADVEIRRVSRGREREEARRPRESVRYVKTQEDIVAEAEADVEIYRVSREREREEARRPRDSVRYDRTREDIAAEAEADVEICRVSRGREREEARRPNELVRYVKTQEDTVAEAEADVEIHRVSREREREEEARRPRDSVRYERTREDIVAEAEADVEIRRVSRGREREQEDRRPRESQRYERTQEDIVAEAEADVEIRRVSRGREREQEDRRPHKSQRYERTREDIAAEAEADVEIRRVSRGREREQEDRRPRESQRYERTREDIVAEAEADVEIRRVSRGREREEARRPRDSVRYERTREDIVAEAEADVEIHRVSREREREEEARRPRDSVRYERTREDIVAEAEADVEIRRVSQGREREQEARRPCESQRYERTREDIVAEAEADVEIRRVSRGREREQDDRRPRESQRYERTREDIVAEAEAEVEIHRASRGREREEARRPDDSVRYVKTREDIVAEAEAEVEIRRVSREREREEEARRPRDSVRYERTQENIVAEAEADVEIRRVSRGREREQEDRRPRESQRYERTREDIVAEAEADVEIRRVSREREREEEARRPRDSVRYERTREDIVAEADLEIRRVSREREREEEARRPRESQRYERTREDIVAEAEADVEIRRVSRGREREEARRPRESVRYVKTQEDIVAEAEADVEIYRVSREREREEARRPRDSVRYERTREDIAAEAEADVEIRRVSRGREREEARRPNELVRYVKTQEDTVAEAEADVEIHRVSREREREEEARRPRDSVRYERTREDIAAEAEADVEIRRASQGREREQEDRRPHKSQRYERTREDIAAEAEADVEIRRVSRGREREEARRPCELVRYVKTQEDIVAEAEADVEIHRVSREREREEEARRPRDSVRYERTREDIVAEAEADVKIRRVSRGREREQEDRRPRESQRYERTWEDIVAEAEAEVEIHRASRGREREEARRPDDSVRYVKTREDIVAEAEADVEIRRVSQGREREQEARRPRESQRYERTREDIVAEAEAEVEIRRVSRGREREEARRPNELVRYVKTREDIVAEAEADVEIRRVSRGREREQEARRPRESQRYERTREDIVAEAEADVEIRRVSQERERQEEARRPRDSVRYDRTREDIVAEAEADVEIRHVTQKREREQEDRRPRKSQRYERTREDIVAEAEAEVEIRRVSRGREREEARRPNELVRYVKTREDSVAEAEAEVEIRRVSREREREEEARRPRDSVRYERTREDIVAEAEADVEIHRVTREREREEARKPRDSVRYERTREDIVAEAEADVEIRRVSRGREREQEDRRPHESQRYERTREDIVAEADVQIHRVSQKREREQEARRPRESVRYEKTQEDILAEAEADVEIRHVSREREREEARRPRESLRYERTQEDIVTDAEAEVCREEVERADSLHEYEEAVKERRAVRSRAREEAPVRERRLDRQRDLEVERNRFPVRDDQGERQERSLYQTVDVDSRDLVPPGEVPSVTDVRVRYIPSDPDVRPEVQAVPEPCEPQSIAYLIHVIQNLNDPKATTYEIICQQSNDSGQPVYVRKCYVSPQPPVGPCKESSVLEPELQHLPSSSSQENARELEEPRKGEIRERSATGVKEGASAPELDSLKDDTSQAETREDRRDHQSPSVHDVEEKNHQPEGDGPKATEEEVSQEAESQGNKDREAKSRSPAARAPELQEAHKQGQQAAEEPRHPVPQRDEAGCCHEDAELPSPDRSRQAREEENSKRSSQQENNTQPQREEERSPMAPQALSHPMRDEAKAP, encoded by the exons ATGTCTCACTTCTTAGATAGTGTTTCCACCATCATTACTGTCTTTTACCAACATGCAAAGGAAGATGGAGACCAATCCAAACTCAACCGAAGAAAGATGAAGGAGTTCATCGAGAAGGAATTTGCAGATGCCATAGTG AACCCACATGACCCTCAGACAATTGAAAAGATTCTGCAGTTTCTGGagtgggatggagatggggaaatTGATTTTAATGAGTTCCTGCTTTTGGTATTCAGAGTAGCTAAGGCCTGCTACTGGTACCTGCAGAAGGGACAATGCCTTctgcaaagaacaaaactgaTAACCAGCAGCAAGACAATCCAAGAGCCTGAAATTAAGAACAGAGGGAGCCGTCAGCAGCTCCAGGAAGAGGAACCACAAACACTTGAGCGTAATCGCCATCCCCCCTGCATACCTGAGCCACAACCAGACACAAGGGTACAGGATCTTGAGACACACGAGGAGACAGGAAGTCATCGCCAGCAACATAacacacaaagcagagctgatGCAAGACAAAGCACCAGGCCGAGTGAAATAATCCCTCAGGAATATGAAGAACAAACCCAAGAGCCATGCGACCAACGAAGCAGACAAAGACGTCAGCCACCTGAGCTGGACAGACTGGGAGATTTACAAAGCCACAAGCATGGCAGCTTGAAGGCAGCACAGAATGATGAGAGACAAAATCAAGAGAAGCCTCAACGAGAGCAACTGGCAGacgtgaggagctgcagccattcCTGTgaaccacagctgctgccagacCGGCGGAGTGACCGTCAGCCACGTGAGCCAGCATTGCCAGCTTATGATCAAAGAAACCATAGACCACAAGATCAAGAGGCAGTGGCACATGGCAGAAGCAGCCGTCGGCCACATGAGCCAGAAGAAGCAGATAGAGGAAGGCACAATCAACCACGAAATCCTGAATTACTCAAAGATGAGAGAAGCCGCAACCACCTACGTAAGTTGGAACAAAAAGAACTTGAAAGAAGCAGCCGCCAGCCGTGCAAGCCTGAATGCCTGGATTCAGAAAGGCTGCATCAGTCATACCTCCAGGAACCGCTAGTAATAAGCCATAAATACAATAATACAAGGGAGCTGGAAGAAGATTATTACGAACAAGGGAAAACTCAGAAGGACAGAAAATCATGTGAATCCATGATGGAAGAAAGAACACAAGAGGACAGTGTGGCAGAAGCTGAAGCCACTGTAAAGATCCGCCGTGAGACccaaaaaagggagagagaagaggaggccaaGAGACCACGTGAATCGGCCAGGTACCAGAGGACACAGGAGAACACTGTGGCTGAAGCGGAAGCTGATGTGGAGATCCACCGTGTGAGccgaggaagggagagagaactggAGGACAGGAGACCTCATGAATCAGTGAGACATGTGAAAACACAAGAGAATAttgtggctgaagctgaagctgatGTGGAGATCCGCCGTGTGTCCCGGGAACGGGAGAGAGAACAAGAGGACAGGAGACCCCGTGACTCAGAGAGGTATGACAGGACACGGGAGGACAttgtggctgaagctgaagccAATGTGGAGATCCGCCGTGTGTCccgaggaagggagagagaagaggacAGGAGACCCGATGAGTTGGTGAGGTATGTGAAAACACAAGAGGACAttgtggctgaagctgaagctgatGTGCAGATCCCCTGTGTGTCCCGAAAAcgggagagggaggggaagcTCAGGAGACCCCGTGAATCAGTGAGGTATGAGAGAACACGGGAGGACATTGCGGCAGAAGCGGAAGCCGATGTGGAGATCCGCCACGTGACCCAAAAACGGGAAACAGGACAAGAGGACAGGAAACCACGTGAATCACAGAGGTATGATAAGACACGGGAGGATGttgtggctgaagctgaagccGATGTGGAGATCCGCCGTGTGTCccgaggaagggagagagaacaaGAGGACAGGAGACCACGTGAATCACAGAGCTATGAGAGGACACGGGAGGACATTGCGGCGGAAGCTGAAGCCGATGTGGAGATCCACCGGGTGAGCCGGGAAcggaagagagaagaggaggccagGAGACCTCGTGAATTGTTGAGGTCAGGACAGAGATGGGAGGACAttgtggctgaagctgaagccGATGTGGAGATCCACCGTGTGTCCCGGGAACgggaaagagaagaggaggccagGAGACCTCGTGACTCAGTGAGGTATGAGAGGACACGGGAGGACGttgtggctgaagctgaagccGATGTGGAGATCCGCCGTGTGTCccgaggaagggagagagaacaaGAGGACAGGAGACCACGTGAATCACAGAGGTATGAGAGGACACGGGAGGACATTGCGGCAGAAGCTGAAGCTGATGTGGAGATCCGCCGTGTGTCccaaggaagggagagagaacaaGAGGACAGGAGACCACGTGAATCACAGAGGTATGAGAGGACACGGGAGGACAttgtggctgaagctgaagctgatGTGGAGATCCGCCGTGTGTCccgaggaagggagagagaagaggcCAGGAGACCCCATCAGTTGGTGAGGTATGTGAAAACACAAGAGGACCttgtggctgaagctgaagctaATGTGGAGATCCATCGTGTGTCCCGGGAACgggagagagaagaggaggccagGAGACCCCGTGACTCAGTGAGGTATGAGAGGACACGGGAGGACATTGCGGCGGAAGCTGAAGCCGATGTGGAGATCCGCCGTGTGTCccgaggaagggagagagaagaggcCAGGAGACCCAATGAGCTGGTGAGGTATGTGAAAACACAAGAGGACActgtggctgaagctgaagccGATGTGGAGATCCACCATGTGTCCCGGGAACgggaaagagaagaggaggccagGAGACCCCGTGACTCAGTGAGGTATGAGAGGACACGGGAGGACAttgtggctgaagctgaagccGATGTGGAGATCCGCCGTGTGTCccgaggaagggagagagaacaaGAGGACAGGAGACCACGTGAATCACAGAGGCATGAGAGAACACGGGAGGACATTGCGGCGGAAGCTGAAGCTAATGTGGAGATCCGCCGTGTGAGCCGGGAAcggaagagagaagaggaggccagGAGACCTCGTGACTCAGTGAGGTATGAGAGGACACGGGAGGACACTGTGGCTGAAGCGGAAGCTGATGTGGAGATCCGCCGTGTGTCccgaggaagggagagagaagaggcCAGGAGACCCTGTGAGTTGGTGAGGTATGTGAAAACACAAGAGGACAttgtggctgaagctgaagccGATGTGGAGATCCATCGTGTGTCCCGGGAACgggaaagagaagaggaggccagGAGACCCCGTGACTCAGTGAGGTATGAGAGGACACGGGAGGACATTGCggctgaagctgaagctgatGTGGAGATCCGCCGTGTGTCccgaggaagggagagagaacaaGAGGACAGGAGACCACGTGAATCACAGAGGTATGAGAGGACACGGGAGGACAttgtggctgaagctgaagccGATGTGGAGATCCGCCGTGTGTCccgaggaagggagagagaacaaGACGACAGGAGACCACGTGAATCACAGAGGTATGAGAGGACACGGGAGGACAttgtggctgaagctgaagctgaagtGGAGATCCACCGTGTGTCccgaggaagggagagagaggaggcCAGGAGACCCGATGACTCAGTGAGGTATGTGAAAACACAAGAGGACAttgtggctgaagctgaagccGATGTGGAGATCCGCCGTGTGAGCCGAGAAcgggagagggaagaggaggccAGGAGACCCCGTGACTCAGTGAGGTATGAGAGGACACAAGAGAATAttgtggctgaagctgaagccGATGTGGAGATCCGCCGTGTGTCCcgaggaaggaagagagaagaggaggccagGAGACCACGTGAATCACAGAGGTATGAGAGGACACGGGAGGAC ATCGTGGCTGAAGCTGATTTGGAGATCCGCCGGGTGAGCCGGGAAcggaagagagaagaggaggccagGAGACCACGTGAATCACAGAGGTATGAGAGGACACGGGAGGACAttgtggctgaagctgaagctgatGTGGAGATCCGCCGTGTGTCccgaggaagggaaagagaagaggcCAGGAGACCCCGTGAGTCGGTGAGGTATGTGAAAACACAAGAGGACAttgtggctgaagctgaagccGATGTGGAGATCTACCGTGTGTCCAGGGAACGGGAGAGGGAAGAGGCCAGGAGACCCCGTGATTCAGTTAGGTATGACAGAACACGGGAGGACATTGCGGCTGAAGCTGAAGCCGATGTGGAGATCTGCCGTGTGTCccgaggaagggagagagaagaggcCAGGAGACCCAATGAGCTGGTGAGGTATGTGAAAACACAAGAGGACActgtggctgaagctgaagccGATGTGGAGATCCACCGTGTGTCCCGGGAACgggaaagagaagaggaggccagGAGACCCCGTGACTCAGTGAGGTATGAGAGGACACGGGAGGACATTGTGGCGGAAGCTGAAGCTGATGTGGAGATCCGCCGTGTGTCccgaggaagggagagagaacaaGAGGACAGGAGACCACGTGAATCACAGAGGTATGAGAGGACACAGGAGGACATTGTAGCGGAAGCTGAAGCCGATGTGGAGATCCGCCGTGTGTCccgaggaagggagagagaacaaGAGGACAGGAGACCACATAAATCACAGAGGTATGAGAGGACACGGGAGGACATTGCGGCGGAAGCGGAAGCTGATGTGGAGATCCGCCGTGTGTCccgaggaagggagagagaacaaGAGGACAGGAGACCACGTGAATCACAGAGGTATGAGAGGACACGGGAGGACAttgtggctgaagctgaagccGATGTGGAGATCCGCCGTGTGTCccgaggaagggagagagaagaggcCAGGAGACCCCGTGACTCAGTGAGGTATGAGAGGACACGGGAGGACAttgtggctgaagctgaagccGATGTGGAGATCCATCGTGTGTCCCGGGAACgggaaagagaagaggaggccagGAGACCCCGTGACTCAGTGAGGTATGAGAGGACACGGGAGGACAttgtggctgaagctgaagccGATGTGGAGATCCGCCGTGTGTCccaaggaagggagagagaacaaGAGGCCAGGAGACCATGTGAATCACAGAGGTATGAGAGAACACGGGAGGACATTGTGGCGGAAGCTGAAGCTGATGTGGAGATCCGCCGTGTGTCccgaggaagggagagagaacaaGACGACAGGAGACCACGTGAATCACAGAGGTATGAGAGGACACGGGAGGACATcgtggctgaagctgaagctgaagtGGAGATCCACCGTGCGTCccgaggaagggagagagaggaggcCAGGAGACCCGATGACTCAGTGAGGTATGTGAAAACACGAGAGGACAttgtggctgaagctgaagctgaagtGGAGATCCGCCGTGTGAGCCGAGAAcgggagagggaagaggaggccAGGAGACCCCGTGACTCAGTGAGGTATGAGAGGACACAAGAGAATAttgtggctgaagctgaagccGATGTGGAGATCCGCCGTGTGTCccgaggaagggagagagaacaaGAGGACAGGAGACCACGTGAATCACAGAGGTATGAGAGGACACGGGAGGACATcgtggctgaagctgaagccGATGTGGAGATCCGCCGTGTGAGCCGAGAAcgggagagggaagaggaggccAGGAGACCCCGTGACTCAGTGAGGTATGAGAGGACACGGGAGGACATCGTGGCTGAAGCTGATTTGGAGATCCGCCGGGTGAGCCGGGAACgggagagagaagaggaggccagGAGACCACGTGAATCACAGAGGTATGAGAGGACACGGGAGGACAttgtggctgaagctgaagctgatGTGGAGATCCGCCGTGTGTCccgaggaagggaaagagaagaggcCAGGAGACCCCGTGAGTCGGTGAGGTATGTGAAAACACAAGAGGACAttgtggctgaagctgaagccGATGTGGAGATCTACCGTGTGTCCCGGGAACGGGAGAGGGAAGAGGCCAGGAGACCCCGTGATTCAGTTAGGTATGAGAGGACACGGGAGGACATTGCGGCGGAAGCTGAAGCCGATGTGGAGATCCGCCGTGTGTCccgaggaagggagagagaagaggcCAGGAGACCCAATGAGCTGGTGAGGTATGTGAAAACACAAGAGGACActgtggctgaagctgaagccGATGTGGAGATCCACCGTGTGTCCCGGGAACgggaaagagaagaggaggccagGAGACCCCGTGACTCAGTGAGGTATGAGAGGACACGGGAGGACATTGCGGCGGAAGCTGAAGCTGATGTGGAGATCCGCCGTGCGTCccaaggaagggagagagaacaaGAGGACAGGAGACCACATAAATCACAGAGGTATGAGAGGACACGGGAGGACATTGCGGCGGAAGCCGAAGCTGATGTGGAGATCCGCCGTGTGTCccgaggaagggagagagaagaggcCAGGAGACCCTGTGAGTTGGTGAGGTATGTGAAAACACAAGAGGACAttgtggctgaagctgaagccGATGTGGAGATCCATCGTGTGTCCCGGGAACgggaaagagaagaggaggccagGAGACCCCGTGACTCAGTGAGGTATGAGAGGACACGGGAGGACATTGTGGCGGAAGCTGAAGCCGATGTGAAGATCCGCCGTGTGTCccgaggaagggagagagaacaaGAGGACAGGAGACCACGTGAATCACAGAGGTATGAGAGGACATGGGAGGACAttgtggctgaagctgaagctgaagtGGAGATCCACCGTGCGTCccgaggaagggagagagaggaggcCAGGAGACCCGATGACTCAGTGAGGTATGTGAAAACACGAGAGGACAttgtggctgaagctgaagccGATGTGGAGATCCGCCGTGTGTCccaaggaagggagagagaacaaGAGGCCAGGAGACCACGTGAATCACAGAGGTATGAGAGGACACGGGAGGACATcgtggctgaagctgaagctgaagtGGAGATCCGCCGTGTGTCccgaggaagggagagagaggaggcCAGGAGACCCAATGAGTTGGTGAGGTATGTGAAAACACGAGAGGACAttgtggctgaagctgaagccGATGTGGAGATCCGCCGTGTGTCccgaggaagggagagagaacaaGAGGCCAGGAGACCACGTGAATCACAGAGGTATGAGAGGACACGGGAGGACAttgtggctgaagctgaagccGATGTGGAGATCCGCCGTGTGAGCCAAGAACGGGAGAGGCAAGAGGAGGCCAGGAGACCCCGTGACTCAGTGCGTTATGACAGAACACGGGAGGACAttgtggctgaagctgaagccGATGTGGAGATCCGCCACGTGACccaaaaaagggagagagaacaaGAGGACAGGAGACCACGTAAATCACAGAGGTATGAGAGGACACGGGAGGACATcgtggctgaagctgaagctgaagtGGAGATCCGCCGTGTGTCccgaggaagggagagagaggaggcCAGGAGACCCAATGAGTTGGTGAGGTATGTGAAAACACGAGAGGACAGcgtggctgaagctgaagctgaagtGGAGATCCGCCGTGTGAGCCGAGAAcgggagagggaagaggaggccAGGAGACCCCGTGACTCAGTGAGGTATGAGAGGACACGGGAGGAC AttgtggctgaagctgaagccGATGTGGAGATCCACCGTGTGACCCGGGAACGGGAGAGGGAAGAGGCCAGGAAACCTCGTGACTCAGTGAGGTATGAGAGGACACGGGAGGACATTGTGGCTGAAGCCGAAGCCGATGTGGAGATCCGCCGTGTGTCccgaggaagggagagagaacaaGAGGACAGGAGACCTCATGAATCACAGAGGTATGAGAGGACACGGGAGGACATTGTCGCTGAAGCTGATGTGCAGATCCACCGCGTGTCtcaaaaaagggagagagaacaaGAGGCCAGAAGACCCCGTGAATCAGTGAGGTATGAGAAGACACAGGAGGATATtttggctgaagctgaagccGATGTGGAGATCCGCCACGTGTCCCGGGAACGGGAGAGAGAAGAGGCCAGGAGACCCCGTGAATCATTGAGGTATGAGAGGACACAAGAGGACATTGTGACTGATGCTGAAGCAGAGGTTTGTCGTGAGGAGGTAGAAAGGGCAGATTCCCTCCATGAGTATGAGGAAGCTGTGAAGGAGAGGAGGGCTGTACGGTCACGAGCGAGGGAAGAGGCCCCTGTAAGAGAAAGGAGGCTTGATCGTCAGCGGGACCTGGAAGTGGAGCGAAATAGGTTCCCAGTACGCGATGATCAGGGAGAAAGGCAGGAGAGAAGCCTCTACCAAACTGTGGATGTTGATAGCAGAGACCTTGTTCCCCCCGGTGAAGTTCCATCTGTCACTGATGTGAGGGTCCGCTATATCCCCTCTGACCCTGATGTACGCCCAGAGGTACAGGCTGTCCCTGAGCCCTGTGAGCCTCAATCCATCGCGTATTTGATCCATGTTATCCAGAACCTGAATGATCCCAAAGCTACCACATATGAGATCATCTGCCAGCAGTCCAATGATTCAGGGCAGCCTGTCTATGTAAGGAAATGCTACGTTTCACCACAGCCACCAGTTGGGCCGTGCAAAGAAAGCAGCGTCCTGGAGCCCGAACTGCAGCATCTGCCATCTTCCAGTTCCCAGGAAAATGCAAGGGAGCTCGAGGAGCCCAGGAAAGGTGAGATACGGGAAAGGTCTGCAACAGGAGTGAAGGAAGGGGCTTCTGCCCCTGAGTTGGATAGCTTGAAGGATGACACCAGCCAGGCTGAGACTAGGGAAGACAGGAGGGACCACCAGAGTCCCAGTGTGCATGACGTGGAAGAGAAGAATCATCAGCCAGAGGGTGATGGACCAAAAGCCACTGAAGAGGAAGTCTCACAGGAAGCCGAATCCCAAGGAAACAAAGACAGGGAGGCCAAGAGCCGTTCACCTGCAGCCCGGgctccagagctgcaggaagctcACAAGCAGGGCCAGCAAGCTGCAGAAGAACCACGTCACCCAGTGCCCCAAAGGGACGAAGCTGGCTGCTGCCATGAGGATGCAGAGCTCCCTTCACCAGACAGGAGCCGCCAGGCACgagaagaggaaaacagcaaaaggagCTCCCAGCAAGAGAATAACACTCAGCCTCAACGTGAGGAGGAACGCAGCCCCATGGCCCCACAAGCACTAAGCCATCCTATGAGGGATGAGGCCAAGGCACCCTGA